Proteins from a genomic interval of Nocardioidaceae bacterium:
- a CDS encoding 3'(2'),5'-bisphosphate nucleotidase CysQ, which yields MTSYDGFDAGTAPAGVQTDDHVLAAWAATRAGALLEQVRTQGLEGRELKDAGDRAAHEFLMKVLAEHRPDDAVLSEEGKDDKARLDAERVWIVDPLDGTREFSEPPREDWAIHVALWRRDASGRGELAAGAVAQPGLAATFHTGEPPTVPARQVDVPRIAVSRSRPPAFVEAMVEAMGGEKVPMGSAGAKVLSVVRDVSDAYVHAGGQFEWDSAAPVAVARAAGLFTSRVDGSPLKYNQDDVYLPDLIVCRPELSERILAFIAEHGTD from the coding sequence ATGACCTCCTACGACGGCTTCGACGCAGGCACAGCACCCGCCGGGGTGCAGACCGACGACCACGTGCTCGCCGCCTGGGCAGCGACACGGGCCGGGGCGCTGCTCGAGCAGGTGCGTACGCAGGGCCTCGAAGGTCGCGAGCTCAAGGACGCCGGTGACCGCGCCGCACACGAGTTCCTGATGAAGGTGCTGGCCGAGCACCGGCCCGACGACGCCGTGCTGAGCGAGGAGGGCAAGGACGACAAGGCCCGCCTCGACGCCGAACGCGTGTGGATCGTCGACCCCCTCGACGGAACCCGCGAGTTCTCCGAGCCGCCGCGCGAGGACTGGGCGATCCACGTCGCCCTGTGGCGGCGGGACGCCTCGGGCCGGGGCGAGCTCGCGGCAGGCGCCGTGGCGCAGCCGGGACTCGCCGCGACCTTCCACACCGGTGAGCCGCCGACCGTGCCGGCGCGACAGGTCGACGTGCCGCGCATCGCGGTCTCCCGCAGTCGACCGCCCGCCTTCGTCGAGGCGATGGTCGAGGCGATGGGCGGCGAGAAGGTGCCGATGGGGTCTGCCGGCGCGAAGGTGCTCTCGGTGGTGCGGGACGTCTCCGACGCCTACGTGCACGCCGGTGGCCAGTTCGAGTGGGACTCGGCCGCCCCGGTGGCAGTCGCTCGCGCCGCGGGACTGTTCACCAGCCGCGTCGACGGCTCACCGCTGAAGTACAACCAGGACGACGTCTACCTGCCGGACCTGATCGTCTGCCGGCCCGAGCTGAGCGAGCGCATCCTCGCCTTCATCGCCGAGCACGGCACCGACTGA
- a CDS encoding septum formation initiator family protein: MPSSTSSSPVASSASAGAAASRPRFTGRAVVLVLVVLVLLVSYASSTKAYLEQRSQLGDLQDRIDTARAELGGLKRERQRWHDEAYVAQQARERFGFVMPGEVGYQVIEGDGTPLEQSSQLTDPTLSAEEAEPAWFQNLWQSTREAGNPGLVPDPVERIAPPRGAKSD; the protein is encoded by the coding sequence GTGCCCTCCTCCACCAGCTCGTCGCCTGTTGCGTCGTCCGCGTCCGCCGGCGCGGCCGCATCGCGTCCCCGCTTCACGGGTCGCGCCGTCGTGCTGGTGCTGGTCGTGCTGGTGCTGCTGGTCTCCTACGCCTCCTCGACCAAGGCCTACCTGGAGCAGCGCTCCCAGCTGGGCGACCTGCAGGACCGCATCGACACCGCCCGGGCCGAGCTCGGCGGGCTGAAGCGCGAGCGGCAGCGATGGCACGACGAGGCGTACGTCGCCCAGCAGGCGCGCGAGAGGTTCGGGTTCGTGATGCCCGGGGAGGTCGGCTACCAGGTCATCGAGGGCGACGGCACGCCGCTGGAGCAGTCCTCGCAGCTCACCGACCCCACCCTGAGCGCGGAGGAGGCCGAACCGGCCTGGTTCCAGAACCTGTGGCAGTCCACCCGTGAGGCGGGCAACCCGGGGCTCGTGCCGGACCCGGTCGAGCGCATCGCGCCGCCCCGGGGCGCGAAGAGCGACTGA
- the ligD gene encoding non-homologous end-joining DNA ligase, with protein sequence MASKSPAIELEVDDKVVRLSNPDRVYFSERGETKLDLARYYLSVGDGIVNAMRERPCMMHRFPDGVDGEKVHQKRLPRGAPPWMETVRVHFPRYDRYADELCVTELAQVIWAIQMSTVEFHPWNSRRADVEKPDEWRIDLDPGEECDWATVQRVTHVVHDLLRELGAVGFPKTSGGTGMHVYVRISPDHGFDDVRRAAIAFGREVERRTPEDVTTAWWRKDRDPTKLFVDGNQNARDHTIAAAYSVRGNPRGTVSTPIRWSEVDDVEPDDFTIATVPGRYAEIGDLHADIDDHVFDIAPLLQWADRDEVDG encoded by the coding sequence ATGGCGAGCAAGAGCCCCGCGATCGAGCTCGAGGTCGACGACAAGGTCGTACGCCTCTCGAACCCCGACCGTGTCTACTTCTCCGAACGCGGTGAGACCAAGCTCGACCTCGCCCGCTACTACCTGAGTGTCGGCGACGGCATCGTCAACGCCATGCGCGAGCGTCCCTGCATGATGCACCGCTTCCCGGACGGGGTCGACGGCGAGAAGGTGCACCAGAAGCGGCTGCCCCGCGGCGCCCCGCCGTGGATGGAGACGGTGCGGGTGCACTTCCCGCGCTACGACCGGTACGCCGACGAGCTGTGCGTCACCGAGCTCGCGCAGGTGATCTGGGCCATCCAGATGTCCACCGTGGAGTTCCACCCCTGGAACAGCCGCCGCGCCGACGTCGAGAAGCCCGACGAGTGGCGCATCGACCTGGACCCGGGGGAGGAGTGCGACTGGGCCACGGTGCAGCGCGTCACCCACGTCGTGCACGACCTGCTGCGCGAGCTGGGCGCGGTCGGCTTCCCGAAGACCTCGGGAGGCACCGGCATGCACGTGTACGTCCGCATCAGCCCCGACCACGGGTTCGACGACGTACGCCGCGCGGCCATCGCGTTCGGCCGGGAGGTGGAGCGGCGTACGCCCGAGGACGTCACCACCGCGTGGTGGCGCAAGGACCGCGACCCGACCAAGCTCTTCGTCGACGGCAACCAGAACGCACGCGACCACACGATCGCGGCGGCGTACTCGGTGCGCGGCAACCCCCGCGGCACCGTGTCCACGCCGATCCGGTGGAGCGAGGTCGACGACGTCGAGCCCGACGACTTCACCATCGCCACCGTGCCGGGCCGGTACGCCGAGATCGGTGACCTGCACGCCGACATCGATGACCACGTCTTCGACATCGCGCCACTGCTGCAGTGGGCCGACCGCGACGAGGTCGACGGGTGA
- the eno gene encoding phosphopyruvate hydratase: MAAIDVVAAREILDSRGNPTIEVEVVLDDGALGRAAVPSGASTGAFEAVELRDGGDRYLGKGVEKAVAAVEDQIGPALLGFDADDQRLIDQAMIDLDATPNKATLGANAILGVSLAVARAAAESAGLPIFRYVGGPNACVLPVPMMNILNGGAHADSGVDVQEFMIAPIGAASFSEALQQGAEVYHALKSVLKKKDLSTGLGDEGGFAPSLPSNRDALDLIAEAVEAAGLSLGTDIALALDVAATEFCSDGTYAFEGQQRSSSQMNDYYAELVDAYPIVSIEDPLDEEDWDGWKDLTDRIGDRVQLVGDDLFVTNTERLQRGIDGGQGNALLVKVNQIGSLTETLEAVELAHRNGFRCMMSHRSGETEDTTIADLAVATNCGQIKTGAPARSERVAKYNQLLRIESLLDDAARYAGAGAFPRFKA; the protein is encoded by the coding sequence TTGGCCGCCATCGACGTCGTCGCCGCCCGCGAGATCCTCGACTCCCGGGGCAACCCGACGATCGAGGTCGAGGTCGTCCTCGACGACGGCGCGCTGGGTCGCGCCGCCGTCCCCTCCGGCGCGTCCACCGGGGCCTTCGAGGCGGTCGAGCTGCGTGACGGCGGGGACCGCTACCTCGGCAAGGGCGTGGAGAAGGCCGTCGCGGCCGTCGAGGACCAGATCGGTCCGGCCCTACTGGGCTTCGACGCCGACGACCAGCGTCTGATCGACCAGGCGATGATCGACCTCGACGCGACGCCCAACAAGGCGACGCTCGGCGCCAACGCGATCCTCGGTGTCTCCCTCGCGGTCGCCCGGGCCGCCGCCGAGTCGGCCGGCCTGCCGATCTTCCGCTACGTCGGCGGGCCCAACGCGTGCGTGCTGCCCGTCCCGATGATGAACATCCTCAACGGCGGGGCCCACGCGGACTCCGGCGTCGACGTGCAGGAGTTCATGATCGCGCCCATCGGCGCGGCGAGCTTCTCCGAGGCGCTGCAGCAGGGCGCGGAGGTCTACCACGCCCTGAAGTCGGTGCTGAAGAAGAAGGACCTCTCCACGGGCCTCGGCGACGAGGGCGGCTTTGCGCCGTCGCTGCCGTCGAACCGCGACGCCCTCGACCTGATCGCGGAGGCCGTCGAGGCGGCCGGCCTGAGCCTCGGCACCGACATCGCTCTGGCTCTCGACGTCGCGGCGACCGAGTTCTGCTCCGACGGCACCTACGCCTTCGAGGGTCAGCAGCGCTCGTCCTCGCAGATGAACGACTACTACGCCGAGCTGGTCGACGCGTACCCGATCGTCTCCATCGAGGACCCCCTCGACGAGGAGGACTGGGACGGCTGGAAGGACCTGACCGACCGCATCGGCGACAGGGTGCAGCTCGTCGGCGACGACCTGTTCGTCACCAACACCGAACGGCTCCAGCGGGGCATCGACGGCGGCCAGGGCAACGCGCTGCTGGTCAAGGTGAACCAGATCGGCTCTCTCACCGAGACCCTCGAGGCGGTCGAGCTGGCGCACCGCAACGGGTTCCGTTGCATGATGAGCCACCGCTCGGGCGAGACCGAGGACACGACGATCGCCGACCTCGCCGTCGCGACGAACTGCGGCCAGATCAAGACCGGTGCCCCGGCACGGTCCGAGCGGGTCGCGAAGTACAACCAGCTCCTGCGCATCGAGTCCCTCCTCGACGACGCCGCGCGCTACGCCGGCGCCGGCGCCTTCCCGAGGTTCAAGGCCTGA
- a CDS encoding HAD-IA family hydrolase, producing MTSSPTHTPADARIRTVLFDCDGVLQAVAGGRGSRFHHVLSEDESDELEDLIGEAQLPAQYDLRDFHEVITGLVTARGWDVDPEEIVRVHVDIELHEPGHEIRAELRDAGVHVGIATNQHRRRAEHMRTGLGYDDMVDVSFYSCDLGYAKPDPRFFGSILEQLDQPGEQVLFIDDRLYHVESARSVGLNAVHWHYEDGADALRRELAAYDLPVEAPAS from the coding sequence ATGACCTCTTCACCCACGCACACCCCGGCCGACGCCCGCATCCGCACCGTGCTCTTCGACTGCGACGGAGTGCTCCAGGCCGTCGCGGGCGGCCGCGGGAGCCGCTTCCACCACGTGCTGTCCGAGGACGAGTCCGACGAGCTCGAGGACCTCATCGGCGAGGCCCAGCTGCCGGCGCAGTACGACCTGCGCGACTTCCACGAGGTCATCACCGGGCTCGTCACGGCCCGCGGCTGGGACGTGGACCCCGAGGAGATCGTGCGGGTGCACGTCGACATCGAGCTGCACGAGCCCGGCCACGAGATCCGTGCCGAGCTCCGCGACGCGGGCGTGCACGTCGGGATCGCGACGAACCAGCACCGCCGGCGGGCCGAGCACATGCGCACCGGGCTCGGGTACGACGACATGGTCGACGTGTCCTTCTACTCCTGCGACCTCGGCTACGCGAAGCCCGACCCGCGCTTCTTCGGCTCGATCCTCGAGCAGCTCGACCAGCCCGGTGAGCAGGTGCTGTTCATCGACGACCGGCTCTACCACGTCGAGTCGGCCCGGTCGGTCGGCTTGAACGCCGTGCACTGGCACTACGAGGACGGTGCCGACGCGTTGCGTCGTGAGCTCGCCGCGTACGACCTGCCCGTCGAGGCGCCTGCCTCCTAG
- a CDS encoding NYN domain-containing protein, whose product MSSSDNMRLAVLIDADNAQASLTSAMLAELAKYGTLTVKRAYGDWTTTRLGGWKKQLNENAITPMQQFAYTTGKNATDSAMIIDAMDLLYAADLDGFCIVSSDSDFTRLATRLRESGKTVYGLGQRKTPGPFIAACDKFIFAEVLGGGSAKPTGGGGGGSRRGKGGAKKKADTEPTVEVQETEPQDTSGDESGDESRATTTVSRRTRGKTKQAPEPDPVEDVDDDVDELEDSSEDEEFPAIEELLQPAIEGTAKESGWASLGQVGSYVNKRHSSFDPRNYGYPRLSVLVGDLDWVEVKEVPDANDFPQLWVRVAGKP is encoded by the coding sequence ATGTCCAGCTCCGACAACATGCGTCTCGCCGTCCTCATCGACGCCGACAACGCCCAGGCCAGCCTCACCTCCGCGATGCTCGCCGAGCTGGCGAAGTACGGCACGTTGACGGTGAAGCGGGCGTACGGCGACTGGACGACCACGCGCCTGGGCGGCTGGAAGAAGCAGCTCAACGAGAACGCGATCACGCCGATGCAGCAGTTCGCGTACACCACGGGCAAGAACGCCACGGACTCCGCGATGATCATCGACGCGATGGACCTGCTCTACGCAGCAGACCTCGACGGATTCTGCATCGTCTCCTCCGACTCCGACTTCACGCGCCTCGCGACGCGGCTGCGTGAGTCGGGCAAGACCGTCTACGGCCTCGGCCAGCGCAAGACCCCCGGTCCCTTCATCGCCGCGTGCGACAAGTTCATCTTCGCCGAGGTGCTCGGCGGCGGGTCCGCCAAGCCGACCGGCGGAGGTGGCGGAGGGTCGCGCCGCGGCAAGGGTGGGGCCAAGAAGAAGGCCGACACCGAGCCCACCGTCGAGGTGCAGGAGACCGAGCCGCAGGACACGTCCGGCGACGAGTCCGGTGACGAGTCCAGGGCCACGACCACGGTCTCGCGGCGTACGCGGGGCAAGACGAAGCAGGCGCCCGAACCGGATCCCGTCGAGGACGTCGACGACGACGTGGACGAGCTCGAGGACTCCTCCGAGGACGAGGAGTTCCCTGCGATCGAGGAGCTCCTGCAGCCCGCCATCGAGGGCACGGCCAAGGAGTCCGGATGGGCGTCGCTGGGTCAGGTCGGCTCCTACGTCAACAAGCGCCACTCCTCCTTCGACCCGCGCAACTACGGCTACCCGCGGCTGTCGGTGCTGGTCGGCGACCTCGACTGGGTCGAGGTCAAGGAGGTGCCGGACGCGAACGACTTCCCCCAGCTGTGGGTGCGCGTCGCAGGCAAGCCGTGA
- the mfd gene encoding transcription-repair coupling factor, producing MSLTALSDLVLTDRALEASLAELRAGEAATLDLTAPEALRPFAVAGLVEAGRTVLAVTATTREAEDLVTVLGDFVDPDTIAHFPSWETLPHERLSPRSDTVGRRLAVLRRLAHPGEAEGTGPLRVVVAPVRSVLQPQVRGLADLEPVELAVGQPADLDDTVRALTAAAYTRVDLVEKRGEFAVRGGLVDIFPPTEEHPLRVEFWGDDVEEIRAFSVADQRTLETRPRVWAPPCRELLLTDEVRQAARELGTKHPELAEITDKMAEGIAVEGMESLAPALVEDMELLVDLMPDDAAVLLMDPERARRRAEDLVATSEEFLSASWAVAAGGGEAPVDLQAASYRSLGDVREHTLGTGRTWWSLSPFGIDGEDLGELAGPADGMRGVESRTPQVAAVDPYRGDVEKAVADVRRWLGEGRKVVLVHQGHGPAERMKELLADRDVPARLVKDLGRTAQIPPGVAVVGTGCLEHGLVAERAELVVLTGDDITGQKSSTKDMRKMPARRKKQIDPLELTKGDYVVHEQHGVGRFVEMRQREMHGATREYLVLEYGSSKRGAPPDTLMVPADTLDQVTRYVGGEQPSLDRLGGGDWTKRKNRARRAVKEIAAELIKLYAARQASKGYAFGADTPWQRELEDAFPFVETPDQLSTVDEVKADMQQIVPMDRLVCGDVGYGKTEIAVRAAFKAVQDGKQVVVLVPTTLLVTQHFSTFSERMAGFPVNLRALSRFQSEKESAAVMAGLADGTVDIVIGTHRLLNPDVRLKDLGLIIVDEEQRFGVEHKEQMKRLRTSVDVLAMSATPIPRTLEMAITGIREMSTIATPPEERHPVLTYVGAYEDRQVIAAVRRELLRDGQVFFIHNRVQSIDKAAARIRELVPEARVATAHGQMGEAQLEEVMVGFWEKKFDVLVCTTIVESGLDVSNANTMIIERSDTLGLSQLHQLRGRVGRGRERAYGYFLYPADKPLTETAHERLATLAQHSDLGGGMAIAMKDLEIRGAGNLLGGEQSGHIADVGFDLYVRLVGEAVADFKGGVDDVLEEVRIELPIDAHLPHDYISSERLRLEMYKRLSEVRSDDDVAAINLELDDRYGEPPLPVVALLQVASLRARARKAGLTDISVAGKNVRFAPVDLPDSAQARLKRLHPKALYKPALSTMLVPRPSTAVVGGQPLRDAPLLAWVREVIDTVIDKQVQPQQPTAAGAKE from the coding sequence TTGAGCCTGACCGCCCTGTCCGACCTCGTCCTCACCGACCGCGCGCTGGAGGCCTCCCTCGCAGAGCTGCGCGCAGGTGAGGCCGCAACCCTCGACCTCACCGCACCCGAGGCGCTGCGTCCCTTCGCGGTCGCCGGCCTCGTCGAGGCAGGGCGCACCGTGCTCGCCGTGACGGCGACCACGCGCGAGGCGGAGGACCTCGTCACCGTGCTCGGCGACTTCGTCGACCCGGACACGATCGCCCACTTCCCGAGCTGGGAGACCCTGCCCCACGAGCGGCTGAGCCCCCGCAGCGACACCGTCGGACGTCGCCTGGCGGTGCTCCGTCGCCTCGCTCACCCCGGTGAGGCCGAGGGCACGGGTCCGCTGCGGGTGGTCGTCGCGCCGGTCCGGTCGGTGCTCCAGCCGCAGGTCAGGGGACTGGCCGACCTGGAGCCCGTCGAGCTCGCGGTCGGACAGCCGGCCGACCTCGACGACACGGTGCGGGCACTTACCGCCGCGGCGTACACCCGGGTCGACCTGGTCGAGAAGCGCGGCGAGTTCGCCGTGCGCGGCGGCCTCGTCGACATCTTCCCGCCGACCGAGGAGCACCCGCTGCGGGTGGAGTTCTGGGGCGACGACGTCGAGGAGATCCGCGCGTTCTCCGTCGCCGACCAGCGCACGCTCGAGACCCGGCCCCGGGTCTGGGCGCCGCCGTGCCGCGAGCTGCTGCTGACCGACGAGGTACGCCAGGCCGCGCGCGAGCTCGGCACGAAGCACCCCGAGCTCGCCGAGATCACCGACAAGATGGCCGAGGGCATCGCGGTCGAGGGCATGGAGTCGCTCGCCCCCGCGCTCGTCGAGGACATGGAGCTGCTCGTCGACCTCATGCCCGACGACGCCGCCGTGCTGCTGATGGACCCCGAGCGCGCCCGTCGTCGTGCCGAGGACCTGGTCGCGACCTCCGAGGAGTTCCTCTCCGCCTCGTGGGCGGTCGCCGCGGGCGGGGGAGAGGCACCCGTGGACCTGCAGGCCGCCTCGTACCGGAGCCTCGGCGACGTGCGCGAGCACACGCTGGGCACAGGGCGTACGTGGTGGTCGCTGAGCCCGTTCGGGATCGACGGGGAGGACCTCGGCGAGCTCGCCGGCCCGGCCGACGGGATGCGCGGCGTCGAGTCGCGCACGCCCCAGGTCGCCGCCGTCGACCCCTACCGTGGCGACGTCGAGAAGGCCGTCGCCGACGTGCGCCGCTGGCTCGGTGAGGGCCGCAAGGTCGTGCTGGTGCATCAGGGTCACGGCCCGGCCGAGCGCATGAAGGAGCTGCTCGCCGACCGCGACGTGCCGGCCCGGCTCGTCAAGGACCTCGGCCGCACCGCGCAGATCCCGCCGGGTGTCGCCGTCGTCGGCACCGGTTGCCTCGAGCACGGTCTCGTCGCCGAGCGCGCGGAGCTGGTCGTCCTCACCGGCGACGACATCACCGGGCAGAAGTCCTCCACCAAGGACATGCGCAAGATGCCTGCGCGGCGCAAGAAGCAGATCGACCCGCTGGAGCTCACCAAGGGCGACTACGTGGTGCACGAGCAGCACGGCGTGGGCCGGTTCGTGGAGATGCGGCAGCGCGAGATGCACGGGGCGACGCGGGAGTACCTCGTGCTCGAGTACGGCTCCTCCAAGCGGGGTGCCCCGCCGGACACCCTCATGGTCCCTGCCGACACGCTGGACCAGGTCACCCGCTACGTCGGCGGCGAGCAGCCCTCGCTGGACCGACTCGGCGGCGGCGACTGGACCAAGCGCAAGAACCGCGCGCGTCGCGCGGTCAAGGAGATCGCGGCCGAGCTGATCAAGCTGTACGCCGCCCGGCAGGCCAGCAAGGGGTACGCCTTCGGGGCCGACACCCCCTGGCAGCGCGAGCTCGAGGACGCCTTCCCCTTCGTCGAGACCCCCGACCAGCTCTCGACGGTCGACGAGGTCAAGGCCGACATGCAGCAGATCGTGCCGATGGACCGGCTCGTGTGCGGCGACGTCGGCTACGGCAAGACCGAGATCGCGGTGCGGGCGGCCTTCAAGGCGGTGCAGGACGGCAAGCAGGTCGTCGTGCTGGTGCCGACCACGCTGCTGGTCACCCAGCACTTCTCGACCTTCTCCGAGCGCATGGCCGGCTTCCCGGTGAACCTGCGCGCGCTCAGCCGCTTCCAGTCCGAGAAGGAGTCCGCCGCGGTCATGGCGGGCCTGGCCGACGGCACCGTCGACATCGTCATCGGCACCCACCGGCTGCTGAACCCCGACGTGCGCCTCAAGGACCTCGGCCTCATCATCGTCGACGAGGAGCAGCGCTTCGGTGTCGAGCATAAGGAGCAGATGAAGCGTCTGCGCACGAGCGTGGACGTGCTCGCCATGAGCGCCACGCCGATCCCGCGCACCCTGGAGATGGCCATCACCGGCATCCGGGAGATGTCGACGATCGCCACACCGCCGGAGGAGCGGCACCCCGTGCTCACCTACGTCGGGGCGTACGAGGACCGTCAGGTCATCGCCGCCGTGCGCCGCGAGCTGCTGCGCGACGGGCAGGTCTTCTTCATCCACAACCGGGTGCAGTCGATCGACAAGGCTGCGGCCCGGATCCGGGAGCTCGTGCCCGAGGCGCGCGTCGCGACGGCGCACGGCCAGATGGGTGAGGCGCAGCTCGAGGAGGTCATGGTCGGCTTCTGGGAGAAGAAGTTCGACGTGCTGGTGTGCACGACCATCGTGGAGTCGGGCCTGGACGTCTCCAACGCGAACACGATGATCATCGAGCGCTCCGACACCCTCGGGCTCTCCCAGCTGCACCAGCTGCGCGGCCGGGTGGGCCGTGGTCGAGAGCGGGCGTACGGGTACTTCCTCTACCCGGCCGACAAGCCCCTGACCGAGACCGCCCACGAGCGCCTCGCGACGCTGGCCCAGCACTCCGACCTCGGCGGCGGCATGGCGATCGCGATGAAGGACCTGGAGATCCGCGGCGCGGGCAACCTGCTGGGCGGCGAGCAGTCCGGGCACATCGCCGACGTGGGCTTCGACCTGTACGTACGCCTCGTCGGCGAGGCCGTCGCCGACTTCAAGGGCGGTGTCGACGACGTGCTCGAGGAGGTCCGCATCGAGCTGCCGATCGACGCGCACCTGCCGCACGACTACATCTCCTCCGAGCGCCTGCGGCTGGAGATGTACAAGCGGCTCAGCGAGGTGCGCAGCGACGACGACGTCGCCGCGATCAACCTCGAGCTGGACGACCGGTACGGCGAGCCGCCGCTGCCGGTGGTGGCCCTGCTGCAGGTCGCCTCGTTGCGGGCCCGCGCGCGCAAGGCCGGGCTGACGGACATCTCGGTGGCGGGCAAGAACGTGCGCTTCGCGCCGGTCGACCTGCCCGACTCCGCGCAGGCGCGGCTGAAGCGGCTGCATCCGAAGGCGCTGTACAAGCCGGCGCTGAGTACCATGCTCGTGCCCCGCCCCTCGACCGCCGTGGTCGGCGGACAGCCGTTGCGCGACGCGCCGCTGCTGGCCTGGGTGCGCGAGGTGATCGACACCGTGATCGACAAGCAGGTCCAGCCGCAGCAGCCGACGGCTGCCGGTGCGAAGGAGTGA
- a CDS encoding MazG family protein — translation MDRLRSECAWKASQTHESLVRYLVEEAYEVVDALETGDADDVAEELGDLLLQVVFHARIAEEGPQGRTPFGAADVARGITAKLRRRNPHVFGEDDRTGLPPVDRDDAAAVNARWEQVKATEKRRESLMEGVPSSLPALLTALKAVERLERSADGPTEPTDDDDEIGEQLWRLVERAHAEGTDPEQALREVVRRRTAGR, via the coding sequence ATGGACCGCCTGCGGAGCGAGTGCGCCTGGAAGGCCTCGCAGACCCACGAGTCGCTCGTGCGCTACCTCGTCGAGGAGGCGTACGAGGTCGTCGACGCGCTCGAGACCGGCGACGCCGACGACGTGGCCGAGGAGCTCGGCGACCTGCTGCTCCAGGTGGTCTTCCATGCCCGGATCGCCGAGGAGGGACCGCAGGGGCGTACGCCCTTCGGCGCCGCCGACGTCGCGCGAGGCATCACCGCGAAGCTGAGGCGCCGCAACCCGCACGTCTTCGGCGAAGACGACCGCACCGGCCTGCCGCCCGTCGACCGTGACGACGCGGCAGCGGTGAACGCGCGCTGGGAGCAGGTCAAGGCCACGGAGAAGCGCCGCGAGTCGCTGATGGAGGGGGTGCCCTCGTCGCTCCCCGCGCTGCTCACGGCGCTGAAGGCGGTCGAGCGTCTGGAGAGGTCGGCCGACGGTCCGACCGAGCCCACCGATGACGACGACGAGATCGGCGAGCAGCTGTGGCGCCTGGTCGAGCGTGCGCACGCCGAGGGCACCGACCCGGAGCAGGCGCTGCGTGAGGTCGTCCGTCGCCGCACGGCCGGACGCTGA
- a CDS encoding DUF501 domain-containing protein — protein sequence MPLDADDERAVAAQLGRTPRGSAQVGHRCPCSLPDVVTTQPRLPDGTPFPTTFYLTCPRAAARIGTLEASGLMKQMSERLASDPELAAAYARAHEAYLEARSALGEVPEIDGISAGGMPDRVKCLHVLAGQSLAMGPGVNPLGDEVLAELGEWWASGACVDPETGLRSGAVEPT from the coding sequence GTGCCACTCGACGCCGACGACGAGCGGGCGGTCGCCGCGCAGCTGGGGCGTACGCCGCGCGGCTCCGCGCAGGTCGGGCACCGCTGCCCCTGCAGCCTCCCCGACGTGGTCACCACGCAGCCGCGGCTGCCCGACGGCACCCCGTTCCCGACCACCTTCTACCTGACCTGCCCCCGCGCCGCCGCCCGCATCGGCACGCTGGAGGCGTCGGGGTTGATGAAGCAGATGTCCGAGCGGCTCGCCTCGGATCCCGAGCTCGCCGCGGCGTACGCCCGTGCCCACGAGGCCTACCTGGAGGCGCGGAGCGCACTGGGCGAGGTGCCGGAGATCGACGGGATCTCCGCCGGGGGGATGCCCGACCGCGTGAAGTGCCTCCACGTGCTGGCGGGTCAGTCCCTGGCCATGGGGCCGGGAGTGAACCCGCTCGGCGACGAGGTGCTCGCCGAGCTGGGGGAGTGGTGGGCCTCCGGCGCGTGCGTCGACCCGGAGACCGGGCTGAGGTCCGGCGCGGTGGAACCGACGTGA